The Lagopus muta isolate bLagMut1 chromosome 4, bLagMut1 primary, whole genome shotgun sequence genome has a window encoding:
- the SCLT1 gene encoding sodium channel and clathrin linker 1 isoform X3, producing MMDQSLITKSVEYEKCLEEMREQLQIYQVQMSEMRQKFEQVTTENRSPLNFRLHAELKEALEMQLDALPFMPLGTAIPADEEIVRNLQEQLQLTNQEKEQAIELWQTVSQELDQLQQQHQEHMTQTQIHMAERLKQINWLTFTSLLHTCMQPVRKQNWFKFFSIPRNVLEMKSNKEEAVLTSSSSM from the exons ATGATGGACCAAAG CTTGATAACAAAAAGCGTAGAGTATGAAAAGTGCTTGGAAGAAAtgagggagcagctgcagattTATCAG GTGCAGATGAGTGAGATGAGACAGAAGTTTGAACAGGTCACCACGGAGAACAGGAG TCCTTTGAATTTCAGGCTGCATGCAGAGTTGAAAGAGGCTCTTGAGATGCAGCTGGATGCTCTTCCTTTTATGCCCCTGGGAACTGCTATTCCTGCAGATGAAGAAATAGTGAGAAACCTTCAGGAACAGCTCCAACTGACTAATCAG gaaaaagaacaagcaaTAGAGCTCTGGCAGACTGTATCACAGGAGCTTGATCAACTCCAGCAGCAACACCAGGAACACATGACTCAAACACAGATTCACATGGCTGAAAGACTGAAACA GATCAACTGGCTAACTTTCACCAGCTTACTTCACACCTGCATGCAGCcagtgagaaaacagaattG GTTTAAATTTTTCAGCATACCTAGAAATGTTCTGGAAATGAAATCTAATAAAGAGGAGGCAGTGCTCACCTCAAGTTCAAGTATGTAA
- the SCLT1 gene encoding sodium channel and clathrin linker 1 isoform X4, with protein sequence MMDQSLITKSVEYEKCLEEMREQLQIYQVQMSEMRQKFEQVTTENRSPLNFRLHAELKEALEMQLDALPFMPLGTAIPADEEIVRNLQEQLQLTNQEKEQAIELWQTVSQELDQLQQQHQEHMTQTQIHMAERLKQQDQLANFHQLTSHLHAASEKTELV encoded by the exons ATGATGGACCAAAG CTTGATAACAAAAAGCGTAGAGTATGAAAAGTGCTTGGAAGAAAtgagggagcagctgcagattTATCAG GTGCAGATGAGTGAGATGAGACAGAAGTTTGAACAGGTCACCACGGAGAACAGGAG TCCTTTGAATTTCAGGCTGCATGCAGAGTTGAAAGAGGCTCTTGAGATGCAGCTGGATGCTCTTCCTTTTATGCCCCTGGGAACTGCTATTCCTGCAGATGAAGAAATAGTGAGAAACCTTCAGGAACAGCTCCAACTGACTAATCAG gaaaaagaacaagcaaTAGAGCTCTGGCAGACTGTATCACAGGAGCTTGATCAACTCCAGCAGCAACACCAGGAACACATGACTCAAACACAGATTCACATGGCTGAAAGACTGAAACAGCAA GATCAACTGGCTAACTTTCACCAGCTTACTTCACACCTGCATGCAGCcagtgagaaaacagaattG GTTTAA
- the SCLT1 gene encoding sodium channel and clathrin linker 1 isoform X2 — protein sequence MMDQSLITKSVEYEKCLEEMREQLQIYQVQMSEMRQKFEQVTTENRRLHAELKEALEMQLDALPFMPLGTAIPADEEIVRNLQEQLQLTNQEKEQAIELWQTVSQELDQLQQQHQEHMTQTQIHMAERLKQQDQLANFHQLTSHLHAASEKTELEEDVVSAQQREAASDKLLQQLQSSIKQDYMLVSKMLNK from the exons ATGATGGACCAAAG CTTGATAACAAAAAGCGTAGAGTATGAAAAGTGCTTGGAAGAAAtgagggagcagctgcagattTATCAG GTGCAGATGAGTGAGATGAGACAGAAGTTTGAACAGGTCACCACGGAGAACAGGAG GCTGCATGCAGAGTTGAAAGAGGCTCTTGAGATGCAGCTGGATGCTCTTCCTTTTATGCCCCTGGGAACTGCTATTCCTGCAGATGAAGAAATAGTGAGAAACCTTCAGGAACAGCTCCAACTGACTAATCAG gaaaaagaacaagcaaTAGAGCTCTGGCAGACTGTATCACAGGAGCTTGATCAACTCCAGCAGCAACACCAGGAACACATGACTCAAACACAGATTCACATGGCTGAAAGACTGAAACAGCAA GATCAACTGGCTAACTTTCACCAGCTTACTTCACACCTGCATGCAGCcagtgagaaaacagaattG GAAGAAGATGTGGTATCTGCCcagcaaagagaagcagcatCTGACAAACTCCTGCAACAATTGCAGTCTAGTATCAAACAAG ATTACATGTTAGTGTCCAAGATGCTGaacaaatga
- the SCLT1 gene encoding sodium channel and clathrin linker 1 isoform X1, which yields MMDQSLITKSVEYEKCLEEMREQLQIYQVQMSEMRQKFEQVTTENRSPLNFRLHAELKEALEMQLDALPFMPLGTAIPADEEIVRNLQEQLQLTNQEKEQAIELWQTVSQELDQLQQQHQEHMTQTQIHMAERLKQQDQLANFHQLTSHLHAASEKTELEEDVVSAQQREAASDKLLQQLQSSIKQDYMLVSKMLNK from the exons ATGATGGACCAAAG CTTGATAACAAAAAGCGTAGAGTATGAAAAGTGCTTGGAAGAAAtgagggagcagctgcagattTATCAG GTGCAGATGAGTGAGATGAGACAGAAGTTTGAACAGGTCACCACGGAGAACAGGAG TCCTTTGAATTTCAGGCTGCATGCAGAGTTGAAAGAGGCTCTTGAGATGCAGCTGGATGCTCTTCCTTTTATGCCCCTGGGAACTGCTATTCCTGCAGATGAAGAAATAGTGAGAAACCTTCAGGAACAGCTCCAACTGACTAATCAG gaaaaagaacaagcaaTAGAGCTCTGGCAGACTGTATCACAGGAGCTTGATCAACTCCAGCAGCAACACCAGGAACACATGACTCAAACACAGATTCACATGGCTGAAAGACTGAAACAGCAA GATCAACTGGCTAACTTTCACCAGCTTACTTCACACCTGCATGCAGCcagtgagaaaacagaattG GAAGAAGATGTGGTATCTGCCcagcaaagagaagcagcatCTGACAAACTCCTGCAACAATTGCAGTCTAGTATCAAACAAG ATTACATGTTAGTGTCCAAGATGCTGaacaaatga